The following proteins are encoded in a genomic region of Oncorhynchus tshawytscha isolate Ot180627B unplaced genomic scaffold, Otsh_v2.0 Un_contig_8682_pilon_pilon, whole genome shotgun sequence:
- the LOC112248163 gene encoding stonustoxin subunit beta-like, whose amino-acid sequence MKELDLNYNLLGDIELDFPFQLKLNLEHRGESRNKPGLQKYACELTLDPSTANGFLVLSEGGRKVSCQRKDQQYPITQDRFDKCNQVLCKESLDKRHYLEVECLHRVHIGMAYKGIDRKGTGDSVTLGCNANSWTVYASKYKGHTQHKDMLHRLQIPQIKAHVPYRVGVFLDWPARCPFT is encoded by the exons ATGAAAGAACTGGATCTGAACTACAATCTCCTCGGGGACATTGAATTGGATTTCCCTTTTCAGCTGAAGCTGAA CCTGGAGCACCGAGGAGAGAGCAGGAATAAACCAGGTCTGCAGAAAT ATGCATGTGAACTCACACTAGACCCCAGCACAGCGAACGGTTTCCTCGTTCTGTCTGAGGGGGGCAGGAAGGTGAGTTGCCAGAGGAAGGATCAGCAGTATCCCATCACCCAAGACAGGTTTGATAAATGCAACCAGGTGCTGTGCAAGGAGAGCCTCGACAAGCGGCATTACCTGGAGGTGGAGTGTCTACACAGAGTTCACATAGGCATGGCCTACAAGGGAATCGACAGGAAAGGAACCGGTGACAGCGTAACACTAGGATGCAATGCCAATTCTTGGACAGTGTACGCCTCGAAGTATAAGGGCCATACACAGCACAAAGACATGCTACACAGGTTACAGATCCCCCAAATCAAAGCACATGTGCCCTACAGAGTAGGAGTGTTTCTGGATTGGCCGGCACGTTGTCCTTTTACATGA